The proteins below are encoded in one region of Equus przewalskii isolate Varuska chromosome 1, EquPr2, whole genome shotgun sequence:
- the KLHL25 gene encoding kelch-like protein 25, which translates to MSVSVHETRKSRGSTGSMNITLFHKASHPDCVLAHLNTLRKHRMFTDVTLWAGDRAFPCHRAVLAASSRYFEAMFSHGLRESRDDTVNFQDNLHPEVLELLLDFAYSSRIVINEENAESLLEAGDMLQFHDVRDAAAEFLEKNLFPSNCLGMMLLSDAHQCRRLYEFSWRMCLVHFETVRQSEDFNSLSKDTLLDLISSDELETEDERVVFEAILQWVKHDLELRKAHLPELLRSVRLALLPSDCLKEAISDEALLMADERTKLLIDEALHCKSKILQNDGVVTSPCARPRKAGHTLLILGGQTFMCDKIYQVDHKAKEIIPKADLPSPRKEFSASAIGCKVYVTGGRGSENGVSKDVWVYDTVHEEWSKAAPMLIARFGHGSAELENCLYVVGGHTSLAGVFPASPSVSLKQVEKYDPGANKWTMVAPLRDGVSNAAVVSAKLKLFVFGGTSIHRDMVSKVQCYDPSENRWTIKAECPQPWRYTAAAVLGSQIFIMGGDTEFTAASAYRFDCETNQWTRIGDMTAKRMSCHALASGNKLYVVGGYFGTQRCKTLDCYDPTSDTWNCITTVPYSLIPTAFVSTWKHLPA; encoded by the coding sequence ATGTCAGTCAGCGTCCACGAGACCCGCAAGTCGCGGGGCAGCACGGGGTCCATGAACATCACCCTCTTCCACAAGGCCTCGCACCCCGACTGCGTGCTGGCCCACCTCAACACACTGCGCAAGCACCGCATGTTCACCGATGTCACTCTCTGGGCGGGCGACCGCGCCTTCCCCTGCCACCGTGCCGTACTGGCTGCCTCCAGCCGCTACTTCGAGGCCATGTTCAGCCACGGCCTGCGGGAGAGCCGGGATGACACGGTCAACTTCCAGGACAACCTGCACCCCGAGGTGCTGGAGCTGCTGCTGGACTTTGCCTACTCGTCCCGCATCGTCATCAACGAGGAGAACGCCGAGTCCCTGCTGGAGGCGGGCGACATGCTGCAATTCCACGACGTGCGGGACGCTGCTGCGGAGTTCCTGGAGAAGAACCTCTTCCCCTCCAACTGCCTGGGCATGATGCTCCTGTCCGACGCCCACCAGTGCCGCCGGCTCTATGAGTTCTCCTGGCGCATGTGCCTGGTGCACTTTGAGACGGTGCGACAGAGCGAGGACTTCAACAGCCTGTCCAAGGACACCCTGCTGGACCTCATCTCGAGTGATGAGCTGGAGACAGAGGACGAGCGGGTGGTCTTCGAGGCTATCCTCCAGTGGGTGAAGCATGACCTTGAGCTGCGCAAGGCCCACCTGCCCGAACTGCTCCGGAGTGTGCGGCTGGCCCTGCTGCCATCTGACTGCCTGAAGGAGGCCATCTCCGATGAGGCCCTGCTCATGGCGGACGAGCGCACCAAGCTTCTCATAGACGAGGCGCTCCACTGCAAGAGCAAGATCCTGCAGAACGACGGGGTGGTCACCAGCCCCTGTGCCCGGCCGCGCAAGGCGGGCCACACGCTGCTCATCCTGGGGGGCCAGACCTTCATGTGTGACAAGATCTACCAGGTGGACCACAAGGCCAAGGAGATCATCCCCAAGGCGGACCTGCCCAGCCCCCGGAAGGAGTTCAGCGCCTCGGCGATTGGCTGCAAGGTCTATGTGACTGGGGGCAGGGGCTCTGAGAATGGGGTCTCCAAGGACGTGTGGGTGTACGACACTGTCCATGAAGAGTGGTCCAAGGCAGCGCCGATGCTGATCGCCCGCTTCGGCCACGGCTCGGCTGAGCTGGAGAACTGCCTCTACGTGGTCGGGGGACACACGTCCCTGGCGGGTGTCTTCCCAGCTTCCCCTTCTGTCTCCCTGAAGCAGGTGGAGAAGTACGACCCCGGGGCTAACAAGTGGACGATGGTGGCCCCGTTGAGAGATGGCGTCAGCAATGCCGCGGTGGTGAGTGCCAAGCTGAAGCTCTTTGTTTTTGGGGGGACCAGCATCCACCGGGACATGGTGTCCAAAGTCCAGTGCTACGACCCCTCGGAGAACCGGTGGACGATCAAGGCTGAGTGTCCCCAGCCTTGGCGGTACACAGCCGCCGCCGTGCTGGGCAGCCAGATCTTCATCATGGGAGGTGACACGGAATTCACGGCTGCCTCGGCCTACCGCTTCGACTGCGAGACCAACCAGTGGACTCGGATCGGGGACATGACTGCCAAGCGCATGTCCTGCCATGCCCTGGCCTCGGGTAACAAGCTCTATGTGGTGGGGGGCTACTTCGGGACCCAGAGGTGTAAGACCCTGGACTGCTATGACCCCACTTCGGACACGTGGAACTGCATCACCACCGTGCCCTACTCGCTCATCCCCACGGCCTTTGTCAGCacctggaagcacctgcctgcGTGA